From the genome of Methylomonas sp. UP202, one region includes:
- the folK gene encoding 2-amino-4-hydroxy-6-hydroxymethyldihydropteridine diphosphokinase yields the protein MSLPVGYREAYIGLGSNLEDSVAHVTQARGEIAELAEVVELGFSALYRSLPVGPQDQPEYVNAAMRIATALPAIDLLRQLQAIENRHGRVRGQRWGARTLDLDLLLYDAQIIEQPDLIVPHPELAKRAFVLYPLAELSVPDLTVPGLGSLAELMSRCPPDGLTQIDS from the coding sequence ATGAGCCTACCCGTTGGTTATAGGGAAGCCTATATCGGCCTGGGCAGTAATCTGGAAGACTCGGTAGCTCACGTCACGCAGGCCAGAGGCGAGATTGCCGAGCTAGCCGAGGTTGTCGAACTGGGTTTTTCGGCCTTGTATCGCAGTTTGCCGGTTGGACCGCAAGATCAGCCTGAGTATGTCAACGCGGCGATGCGGATCGCCACCGCGCTGCCGGCCATCGATTTACTGCGCCAATTGCAAGCCATCGAAAACCGCCACGGCCGGGTGCGTGGGCAGCGCTGGGGCGCTCGAACCCTGGATCTGGATCTGTTGCTCTACGATGCCCAGATCATCGAACAACCGGATCTGATCGTACCGCATCCCGAATTGGCCAAGCGTGCCTTTGTCCTGTATCCGCTGGCGGAGCTTTCAGTACCGGATTTGACGGTGCCCGGTCTCGGCTCGCTGGCCGAACTGATGAGCCGCTGTCCGCCGGACGGGTTGACCCAAATCGATTCATGA
- the panB gene encoding 3-methyl-2-oxobutanoate hydroxymethyltransferase, which yields MTLYGETTKMLTVSDLAAMKRAGEKISCLTAYDASFAAVLDNAGIDVLLVGDSLGMVVQGEASTLPVTIDDMVYHGRCVAKTRRRAFLIVDLPFASYALPEQALNNAARLMRESGAQMVKLEGAKPAIVAFLVEQGIPVCGHLGLLPQSVNRLGGYRVQGRDADQAERILADAEALEQAGAGALVLECVPAELAERISRRLAIPVIGIGAGAACDGQVLVLYDMLDIGAGKRPRFSKNFMTGAAGIADAVASYHAAVKSGEFPSSEHAY from the coding sequence ATGACCCTGTACGGCGAGACCACCAAAATGTTGACAGTCAGCGATCTGGCGGCAATGAAACGCGCCGGCGAAAAGATTAGCTGCCTGACCGCGTACGACGCGAGCTTCGCGGCGGTGCTCGATAACGCCGGCATCGACGTGCTGCTGGTTGGCGATTCGTTGGGCATGGTCGTCCAAGGCGAAGCGAGTACGTTGCCGGTGACTATCGACGACATGGTCTACCACGGCCGCTGTGTTGCGAAAACGCGTCGCCGAGCATTTTTGATCGTCGATCTGCCATTTGCCAGTTACGCACTGCCCGAGCAAGCGCTGAACAATGCCGCGCGGCTAATGCGCGAGAGCGGCGCGCAAATGGTCAAGCTGGAAGGTGCCAAGCCTGCCATCGTTGCCTTTTTGGTCGAGCAAGGCATCCCGGTTTGCGGACATCTGGGCCTGCTGCCGCAATCGGTCAACCGACTGGGTGGGTATCGGGTGCAAGGTCGGGACGCCGATCAGGCCGAGCGGATCCTGGCCGACGCCGAGGCGCTGGAACAAGCCGGCGCCGGCGCCCTGGTGTTGGAGTGCGTGCCGGCCGAGTTGGCCGAGCGCATCAGTCGGCGGTTGGCGATACCGGTAATCGGCATCGGCGCGGGCGCGGCTTGCGACGGCCAGGTGTTGGTGTTGTACGATATGCTCGACATCGGCGCAGGCAAACGGCCGCGTTTTTCGAAAAACTTCATGACCGGCGCGGCCGGTATCGCGGATGCGGTCGCCAGCTACCACGCCGCCGTTAAATCCGGTGAATTTCCCAGCTCCGAGCACGCCTACTGA
- the panC gene encoding pantoate--beta-alanine ligase — MQTVDRIEALRMLLKPWRRADLKIAFVPTMGNLHAGHLRLVEAARRHADKVVVSIFVNPTQFGPTEDFASYPRTEADDVAKLSEVGADLLFLPGVAEIYPQASLTTISVAGLSTIHCGASRPGHFDGVALVVCKLLNMVQPDLLLLGEKDFQQLTLIRRMVADLNLPVAIQGVATERDDDGLALSSRNGYLTAPQRASAPELYRCLRAAGDAIQRGERDFAGIEAAQSLRLTQAGFVVDYFTICRVADLAPATSGDMDLVILAAAKLGNTRLIDNLVCRSNG, encoded by the coding sequence ATGCAAACCGTCGATCGCATCGAAGCATTGCGAATGCTGCTGAAACCCTGGCGCCGGGCCGATTTGAAAATTGCCTTCGTCCCGACGATGGGCAATCTGCACGCCGGACATCTCCGGCTGGTCGAGGCTGCCCGCCGTCATGCCGACAAGGTTGTGGTCAGTATTTTCGTGAATCCGACCCAGTTCGGTCCGACCGAAGATTTTGCCAGTTACCCGCGCACCGAAGCCGACGACGTGGCCAAGTTGAGCGAAGTCGGCGCCGATCTGCTGTTTCTGCCCGGCGTCGCGGAAATCTATCCGCAGGCTTCCCTGACGACTATCTCGGTTGCCGGTTTGTCGACCATCCATTGTGGCGCGAGTCGGCCCGGCCATTTCGACGGTGTGGCGTTGGTTGTCTGCAAATTGTTGAACATGGTTCAGCCCGATCTGCTGCTGCTTGGCGAAAAGGATTTTCAACAATTGACGCTGATTCGGCGCATGGTGGCCGATCTGAATCTACCGGTGGCAATCCAAGGTGTCGCGACGGAGCGGGACGACGACGGCTTGGCGCTGAGTTCGCGTAACGGCTATTTGACGGCACCGCAGCGCGCTAGCGCGCCTGAGTTGTACCGATGTTTGCGGGCCGCTGGAGATGCGATACAGCGCGGCGAGCGCGATTTTGCCGGGATAGAAGCCGCCCAGTCGCTACGCCTGACACAAGCCGGGTTCGTGGTGGATTACTTTACGATTTGTCGGGTCGCCGATCTGGCGCCCGCCACTTCCGGCGACATGGATCTGGTGATTCTTGCCGCGGCCAAACTCGGCAATACCCGCTTGATCGACAACCTGGTTTGTCGTTCAAATGGTTGA
- the panD gene encoding aspartate 1-decarboxylase — MQTIMLKAKLHRARVTHSELDYEGSCAIDGKILDFSGIREYEQIHIYNVNNGERFTTYAIRAQDGSGIFSINGAAARLACPGDLIIVAAYVSLDEKELKNYQPTLVYFDGNNHISHSSHAIPVQAA; from the coding sequence ATGCAAACCATCATGCTTAAAGCCAAGTTACACCGTGCGCGGGTAACGCATTCAGAACTGGATTACGAAGGATCCTGTGCGATTGACGGCAAGATTTTGGATTTTTCAGGGATTAGGGAATACGAGCAGATCCATATTTATAACGTCAACAATGGCGAACGCTTCACGACGTACGCGATTCGCGCTCAGGACGGCTCCGGTATTTTTTCGATCAACGGCGCGGCGGCTCGTTTGGCGTGTCCCGGCGATCTGATCATCGTCGCGGCTTACGTCAGTCTCGACGAAAAAGAGTTGAAAAACTATCAGCCGACGCTGGTGTATTTCGACGGCAATAACCACATCAGTCATTCCAGCCACGCCATTCCGGTACAAGCCGCATGA
- the fliW gene encoding flagellar assembly protein FliW: protein MEIQSKLLGNQDINPDTIITFPRGIPGFEDQTRFKLFHQEGSEIVYWLQAVDNAELTFSVAHPAHFNINYNFTLTDDEEALLKIEEGDDLLILILLHKDNEQENGKPTIKGSIKAPLLINSNKRIGYQKVLVTIEQSITLTEKVSEIDVSEA, encoded by the coding sequence ATGGAAATTCAATCGAAATTGCTAGGCAACCAAGACATCAATCCGGACACCATTATCACCTTTCCGCGCGGTATTCCTGGCTTCGAGGATCAAACCCGTTTCAAGCTGTTTCATCAGGAAGGCAGCGAAATCGTTTATTGGCTGCAAGCGGTGGATAACGCGGAATTGACATTCTCGGTCGCGCATCCGGCCCATTTCAACATCAATTACAACTTCACGCTGACCGACGACGAAGAAGCGCTGTTGAAGATCGAGGAAGGCGACGATTTATTGATTTTGATTTTACTGCACAAGGATAACGAACAGGAAAACGGCAAGCCGACCATCAAGGGGTCTATCAAAGCGCCGCTACTGATCAACAGTAACAAGCGCATCGGCTATCAGAAAGTTTTGGTGACGATAGAACAAAGCATCACGCTAACCGAGAAAGTCAGCGAAATCGACGTATCGGAAGCGTAA
- a CDS encoding TonB-dependent receptor: MHKPYYPLLALAGAGTVFSGATPAESSVNLPDTVVTATRTATLTDELASATTVFTRADIEQSQVKTLPDLLKTAPGLDITQNGGYGQQANVYMRGTNSDHILVLIDGIKAGSVTLGTTAFQWLPIDQIERVEITRGPQSALYGSEAIGGVIQIFTRKGARTETPSISLDAGAGSFDTVNGAGSISGKWGDNWYSLGASHLGSQGFNTRSIGTETDRDAYYNTGLNARVGHRFANNAEVEAFFMRAEGKSEYDGTPNRTDFVNQVVGTTASFDVLEHWRSIFRFGQTEDRADNFNANGQFNSQYNTTRWNASWQNEFRLTEAHRLTLGSDYRLDEVRSSVNYSESSRYDVGVFADLHSRLFDRHFINAALRWDENQAFGDRVTGNFGWRFNWDYGLSAFASFGNAFKAPTFNDLYWPHNQSDFAGFTYITEGNPRLKPEESTTFEAGLAGQHDWLNWQLRAYHTNIDNLIDWAGEILNSTTYRYQPQNVDKAQIDGLEAELGGQWLGWQNKLSMSLLSPRNRQTNLDLARRAEQSLSYDLSRSFGAVDVGGHVLAQGHRYDDRANTRKVDGFVTVDLRTAFHIDKHWTLSAKLNNLLDKQYQTVDTYNTAGRNFYFSVHYNN; the protein is encoded by the coding sequence ATGCACAAACCTTACTATCCCTTGCTGGCGTTGGCGGGAGCCGGCACCGTATTTTCCGGGGCGACACCGGCCGAATCGAGCGTTAATTTGCCGGATACCGTCGTTACGGCGACTCGCACCGCCACGCTTACCGACGAACTCGCCAGCGCGACCACGGTATTTACACGCGCCGACATCGAGCAATCGCAAGTCAAAACCCTGCCCGATCTACTCAAAACCGCGCCCGGCCTGGACATTACTCAGAACGGCGGCTACGGTCAGCAAGCGAACGTCTATATGCGCGGCACTAATTCCGACCATATTTTGGTGTTGATCGACGGCATCAAGGCCGGTTCGGTCACTTTGGGCACCACGGCGTTTCAATGGTTGCCGATCGATCAAATCGAGCGGGTCGAAATTACCCGAGGACCGCAATCGGCGCTCTACGGTTCGGAAGCGATCGGCGGTGTCATTCAGATTTTCACCCGCAAGGGTGCTCGGACCGAAACCCCCAGCATCAGCCTGGATGCCGGTGCCGGGTCGTTCGATACCGTCAACGGCGCGGGTTCTATCAGTGGCAAATGGGGCGACAATTGGTATAGCTTGGGCGCTTCTCACCTGGGCAGCCAAGGTTTCAATACCCGCAGTATCGGCACGGAAACCGATAGGGATGCCTATTACAACACCGGCCTAAACGCCCGTGTCGGCCATCGTTTTGCGAACAACGCGGAGGTCGAAGCCTTTTTCATGCGCGCCGAAGGCAAATCCGAATACGATGGCACACCGAATCGAACCGATTTCGTCAATCAAGTGGTCGGTACGACGGCCAGCTTCGACGTACTGGAACATTGGCGCTCGATATTCCGTTTCGGCCAGACCGAGGACAGGGCCGACAATTTCAACGCTAACGGCCAGTTCAACAGCCAATACAACACCACCCGCTGGAATGCCAGTTGGCAGAACGAATTTCGCCTGACCGAAGCCCATCGTCTGACCTTGGGCAGCGATTATCGCCTCGACGAAGTACGTAGTTCGGTGAACTACAGCGAATCCTCGCGCTACGACGTCGGGGTATTCGCTGACTTGCACAGCCGGCTATTCGATCGCCACTTCATCAACGCGGCCTTACGCTGGGACGAGAACCAAGCCTTCGGCGACCGGGTGACCGGCAATTTCGGCTGGCGCTTTAACTGGGATTACGGTTTGAGCGCGTTCGCCAGTTTCGGCAACGCGTTCAAGGCGCCGACCTTCAATGACTTGTACTGGCCGCACAACCAGTCCGACTTTGCCGGCTTTACCTACATCACCGAGGGCAATCCGCGTCTGAAGCCCGAGGAATCGACGACCTTCGAAGCCGGCCTCGCTGGACAGCATGACTGGCTGAATTGGCAATTGCGCGCCTATCACACCAATATCGACAATCTAATCGATTGGGCCGGCGAAATCCTGAATTCGACCACCTATCGCTATCAGCCGCAAAACGTCGATAAAGCCCAAATCGACGGCCTAGAAGCGGAACTGGGCGGTCAATGGCTGGGTTGGCAAAATAAGTTGAGCATGAGCTTGCTCAGCCCACGCAATCGCCAAACCAATCTGGATCTGGCCCGGCGCGCCGAACAAAGTCTGTCTTATGATTTGTCGCGCTCGTTTGGTGCCGTCGACGTTGGCGGCCATGTGCTGGCGCAAGGCCATCGCTACGACGACCGGGCCAACACCCGGAAAGTCGACGGCTTCGTGACCGTGGACTTGCGCACCGCCTTCCACATCGACAAGCATTGGACGCTGAGCGCTAAATTGAACAATCTGCTGGATAAGCAATACCAAACCGTCGATACTTATAATACCGCCGGCCGGAACTTTTACTTTTCGGTACATTACAACAACTGA
- the cbiB gene encoding adenosylcobinamide-phosphate synthase CbiB — translation MTLTLIVLLAVGLDRCLGEPRNALHPLAAFGRWVGILERSWLDLAASPAKQRWAGILALLGAVAPALSCLLALPAIPALQAGLAVAILYFCIAARSLEQHATAVASALEAGDLALARQRVGYIVSRQTETMSEEDVRRAVIESVLENGADAVFAPLFWFVLAGPAGAVVYRLVNTLDAMWGYRNIRYRHFGWAAARFDDVLNWLPARLTALSYAALADTGRALRAWLQFAPLLDSPNAGPVMSAGAGALNLRLGGPAVYHGQIKQKAWFGGDRSPELADIARACGLVQRTLWLWLAAIALGDYLA, via the coding sequence ATGACCTTGACCCTGATAGTCCTTTTAGCCGTAGGACTGGACCGCTGCCTGGGCGAGCCGCGCAATGCGTTGCATCCGTTGGCGGCATTCGGCCGCTGGGTCGGCATTCTGGAACGAAGCTGGCTCGATCTGGCCGCCTCCCCGGCCAAGCAACGCTGGGCAGGCATTCTGGCTTTGCTAGGCGCGGTGGCCCCGGCGTTGTCGTGCTTGTTGGCGCTTCCGGCGATACCGGCATTGCAAGCCGGATTGGCGGTCGCGATCCTGTATTTTTGCATCGCCGCCCGTAGCCTGGAGCAACACGCCACGGCAGTTGCCTCTGCTTTGGAAGCCGGCGACCTGGCATTGGCCAGGCAACGGGTCGGCTACATCGTCAGCCGTCAAACCGAAACAATGTCCGAGGAAGACGTGCGGCGAGCCGTAATCGAATCGGTATTGGAGAATGGCGCCGACGCGGTATTCGCGCCGCTGTTCTGGTTTGTGCTGGCCGGCCCGGCCGGGGCGGTCGTTTACCGATTGGTCAACACCCTGGACGCAATGTGGGGTTATCGGAATATTCGCTACCGACACTTCGGCTGGGCCGCGGCGCGTTTCGACGATGTGTTGAACTGGTTGCCGGCGCGGCTGACTGCGTTGAGCTATGCGGCGTTGGCCGACACGGGACGGGCACTACGCGCGTGGCTGCAATTCGCGCCGTTACTGGATAGTCCGAACGCCGGTCCGGTGATGAGCGCCGGCGCCGGCGCGTTGAATCTGCGATTGGGCGGTCCCGCCGTCTATCACGGCCAGATCAAGCAAAAAGCCTGGTTCGGCGGCGACCGATCGCCGGAGTTGGCCGACATCGCCCGCGCTTGCGGCTTGGTGCAACGAACTTTGTGGTTGTGGCTGGCGGCGATCGCGCTGGGAGACTACCTTGCTTGA
- the cobD gene encoding threonine-phosphate decarboxylase CobD, whose product MLEHGGRLRRAARYYGIPLADWLDLSTGLNPNGWPVPAIPAECWQRLPEDDDELPDAARRYYGNPHILAVAGSQAAIQALPSLRPPGRVGVLHPAYAEHAANWQRAGHPLVVLSEADIEPALDDLDVLIVVNPNNPTGKLWQPAQLLAWQIRLAERGGWLIVDEAFMDSRPESSLASLPVRPGLIVLRSLGKFFGLAGLRCGFTIAEADLLALLAETLGPWPISHPGRYAATMALADTIWRQATIRHLHSQAARLAALLSDHSWPPDGGCDLFQWLRCPAAPALHAALAEQGILTRLFTEPDGLRFGLPGDEAAWQRLSQALARPEIQALRRY is encoded by the coding sequence TTGCTTGAGCACGGCGGCCGATTGCGCCGGGCCGCTCGGTATTACGGCATACCGCTGGCCGATTGGCTGGATTTGTCCACCGGCCTGAACCCAAACGGCTGGCCGGTGCCGGCCATTCCGGCCGAATGCTGGCAACGCCTGCCCGAGGATGACGACGAGTTGCCGGATGCCGCGCGTCGTTACTACGGGAACCCCCACATTCTGGCGGTGGCCGGTTCCCAGGCCGCGATTCAAGCCTTGCCGTCGTTGCGCCCGCCGGGGCGAGTCGGCGTACTGCATCCGGCTTACGCCGAACACGCCGCCAATTGGCAACGCGCCGGCCACCCATTAGTCGTGTTGAGCGAAGCGGACATCGAACCGGCACTGGACGACTTGGACGTGCTGATTGTGGTCAATCCGAATAATCCGACCGGTAAGTTATGGCAGCCGGCCCAATTGCTGGCTTGGCAAATTCGTCTCGCCGAGCGCGGCGGCTGGCTAATCGTGGATGAGGCGTTCATGGACAGCCGGCCCGAATCGAGTTTAGCCAGCTTGCCGGTGCGGCCGGGCTTGATCGTGCTGCGCTCGCTGGGCAAGTTTTTCGGGTTGGCGGGCTTACGTTGCGGTTTCACGATCGCCGAAGCGGACTTGCTGGCTCTGCTGGCCGAAACACTGGGGCCGTGGCCTATCAGTCATCCTGGTCGCTATGCGGCGACCATGGCCTTGGCCGATACGATTTGGCGGCAGGCGACCATCCGGCACTTGCATAGCCAGGCGGCTCGGCTGGCGGCGTTGCTGAGCGACCACAGCTGGCCACCCGACGGCGGATGCGACTTATTTCAATGGCTGCGTTGCCCGGCGGCGCCGGCCTTGCACGCCGCGCTGGCCGAGCAAGGAATTTTGACCCGTTTGTTCACCGAACCGGATGGCCTACGCTTCGGCTTACCGGGCGACGAGGCGGCCTGGCAGCGACTGAGTCAGGCCCTGGCCCGGCCGGAAATTCAAGCATTGCGCCGCTATTGA
- a CDS encoding MBL fold metallo-hydrolase, translating to MKVKFWGVRGSIATPGPNTVKYGGNTTCIEIASSSGDLIILDAGTGIHALAQSLESRQPLTAHILITHTHWDHIQGLPFFLPMFKAGNRINIYGGLDPFTQQGIERAMNVQLQHSYFPISEAQLQADIRYFTLKAGETMAVGGVKVTPTVLNHPVYNFGYRIEDADGSSLFFTGDYEPPTNPYRGDHPGFQAMQDLTEQKLAEVIAAMSGVDALIIDSSYTETEYAHRRGWGHGTYASAIAHAKQAAAKRLFLTHHEPTRGDADLESIYNAILQSIGTEPPIYLAKEGEEYQLAPAASRHEAQ from the coding sequence TTGAAAGTCAAATTCTGGGGTGTCAGAGGCTCCATTGCGACTCCCGGCCCGAATACGGTCAAATACGGCGGCAATACCACGTGCATCGAAATCGCCAGCTCGTCCGGGGACTTGATCATTCTCGACGCCGGCACCGGCATCCACGCGCTGGCTCAGAGTCTGGAGAGCCGTCAGCCGCTGACCGCGCACATCCTGATTACCCATACCCATTGGGACCACATCCAGGGCCTACCCTTCTTTCTGCCGATGTTCAAGGCCGGCAATCGCATCAACATCTACGGCGGACTCGATCCCTTCACTCAGCAAGGCATAGAGCGGGCGATGAACGTGCAATTGCAACACAGTTATTTCCCGATCAGCGAAGCCCAGTTGCAAGCCGACATCCGCTACTTCACGCTAAAAGCCGGCGAAACGATGGCGGTTGGCGGGGTGAAAGTCACGCCGACGGTCTTGAACCACCCGGTCTATAACTTCGGTTATCGGATCGAGGATGCCGACGGCAGCTCGCTGTTCTTTACCGGCGACTACGAACCGCCGACCAATCCCTACCGCGGCGACCATCCCGGCTTTCAAGCAATGCAGGATTTGACCGAACAAAAACTGGCCGAAGTTATCGCCGCGATGAGCGGAGTAGATGCGCTGATTATCGATTCGTCGTACACCGAAACCGAATACGCTCATCGGCGCGGCTGGGGCCACGGCACCTATGCCTCGGCGATAGCGCATGCCAAGCAGGCCGCCGCCAAGCGCCTGTTTCTGACCCACCACGAGCCAACGCGCGGCGACGCCGATCTGGAATCGATTTATAACGCCATCCTGCAAAGCATCGGCACCGAGCCGCCGATTTATCTGGCCAAGGAAGGCGAGGAATATCAGTTGGCGCCGGCCGCCTCGCGGCATGAGGCTCAATAG